In the genome of Oncorhynchus nerka isolate Pitt River linkage group LG4, Oner_Uvic_2.0, whole genome shotgun sequence, the window TATCAAAGGTGCATGTAAACAGCTTATCCCGAATAAGACCCTAAGCGGGATATGAGCTACTATCCGGAATACTGTGTGCATGTAAACAGCTTATCCCGAATAAGACCCTAAGCGGGATATGAGCTACTATCCGGAATACTGTGTGCATGTAAACAGCTTATCCCGAATAAGACCCTAAGCGGGATATGAGCTACTATCCGGAATACTGTGTGCATGTAAACACGGTCACTGACTCAAATACAACAAGTTCATTATTTGATTCTTACGCACAGTCAGTGTTCACTTTCTCCTGGATGACCTTTGCTCTGTTTGGCCTCTCAGGTTGGTACGTTGTCTGGCAGCTCTTCCTGTCCAAGTTCAAGTTCCTGCGTGAGATGTTGGGCGACACCGGCTCTCCACAGGCCGAGACCCAGCCTTCCGAATCCAGGAGCGAAcgtacctctcctccacccccacgCCAGAGGCCCAAGACTGCCCGCCAGAGGGCTGTTCCTCCTAATAGTACTACATAGATTACCTCACCCGTCCGCTGTCGGCCACACCGTATCCTGTTGTTCACCAAACCAGCCGTCCCACTAGGAAACAGTGGTGGACAAAAACCCCTTTAATAAATTGCATGATTTGGAATGGCATACTACCCCCATGTCTCCTGATGAAatccacccctccactctgcaCTACTAAAGACATCCTCGTTGATGACACTTGACACGTTCTTCTTACTAGACTAGGCACAGCTGCTGATATTATAAAGGGACAAGCCATCAAATCACGGAACATTCTGTATGCCACTTGTTCATGTTTCAAATATGTATTTTAGCTGTTCACAGTGTATGTACTGAGCAGCATGTTTGGTCTCTTCACCTGGCCTTCACTGACACTGCAACATGGTCACCACTAATTGGCTGACGCTGTAACACGGTCAGCTCTGACTGGCTGACGCTGTAACACGGTCAGCTCTGACTGGCTGATGCTGTAACATGGTCAGCTCTGATTGGCTGACATGTTCAACTCTTGATTAGCTGACACTGGAACATGGTCAGCTctgtgggctcctgagtggcgcagcggtctaaggcgctgcatctcattgttagaggcgtcactacagaccctggttcaattccgggctgtatcacaaccggccgtgattgagagtcccatagggcggcgcacaattggcccagcgtcatccgggttagagtttggccggggtaggccgtcattgtaaataagaatttgttcttaactgacttgcctagtaaataaaggttaaataaaatattggCTGACACTGGAACATGGTCAGCTCTGATTGGCTGACACTGGAACATGGTCAGCTCTGACTGGCTGTCATGCTGCTGACACCTGCATGGGGAATCTGTTTCTCCAACAGCAGACAGCTGAGTGTGAGTTCtctgtcatgtgtgtgtgtgtgcgcacgtttTATGAGAGTGTGTTTATTTGAACAGACGTGTGTTTGTAGTAAAGCCTATATTCAGACACATAGACAAAGCGTTGTATAAACAGGCTCATATATCATTTACATTCAGAGGCAAAACAACTTGTAGAAGAGAAACTGAATAAAACTATTTGCATAACTGACAACCGAAGTTCTTCCATGCCAGTAAATTTCACTTAATTTTTTAACAAAAGTGCAATGAAAggaatgtttttgttttgttattttgttgttcAGACTACATATGTAACGGAACGGTTGACTACCCTTAAGACCGAGAGGGTTGTAATAACACAATGTCTAGGGGCTGTAGCTGTCTCAGAGTAGGactgctgatttaggatcagttttgccttttaaatCACATTGAATACATGGAcatggacaggggggacctgatcctagatcagcaccacTACTGTGATCCGCTTTATACACAGAGCTCCCTAGGAAGGCAACAAATAGGCTATATAGCTCATTGCTCTGGCCAGCTAGCCTCCCCGAGGTGTTAACTGGGGTGTATTCAATAGGAACCAAACGGAAGAGGACAGCTGAAACGGGGTGGACCTAACCAGAACTTGTCCGATAAGAAACTTGTTTTTCGTTGCAAAACACTTTGCtatggtgtgcactaatgaatacaccccagggctCCAAGCTACAGCTAGCATAATGCCCTTCCCAGTGATGTGTGATCCTAAAacgtcagcactcctactctgatatGCTTGACACACATGGCCCCAGAGCTCCCCAGGAAGGCAATAGAATAGGCTAACTGTAGCTCTGGCTAGCTGGTTCCC includes:
- the LOC115116589 gene encoding small integral membrane protein 13; the protein is MWQSVGLTVLVIVATLVCALLFMVFGWYVVWQLFLSKFKFLREMLGDTGSPQAETQPSESRSERTSPPPPRQRPKTARQRAVPPNSTT